CCAACACAGCCATGATATCGGGATCAAGATGCTCCCAATTAGGGATCTTGGATTTATCTAATTTTTGGAATAACCCACCCTCAATTTGACGCGCCGCATAATGTGTAGAAGGCACCACCACGTCATAACCAGATTTACCGGTCAATAGCTTGGCCTGCAACGTGTCGTTGCTGTCAAAGGTGTCATAACGCACTTTGATACCCGAAGCCTCTTCGAAGCCAGACAAGGTATCTGGGGCGGTATATTCAGCCCAGTTATAAACGTTAACAACGTTTTCTTGTGCTTGAGCAGTAGAAAAAGCAGCAGTGATCACTGCCCCCAAAAAAAGATGTTTGGCTAAGCCGAAGTTCATCATCTTGAACCCCTTTAAATAAAACATGGGAAACCAAAAGGCGAGTATATGCCGGGGAGAGCCCCGTTCAATCAAAACGTAAAAATGGAACTAGGTTTTAATGAGTTGTTGATAAGCGAGTGCAAACTGCTCGTACCACTGTAGGCCATCTAGGCCTTGCACCTTAATCAAAGAGCGACGCAAACGTAACAGATTGTTTTTTCGCTGTTTAGCATCTACAACATCACGTATTTTCGCTCGATCAAAATCAATCAGATAAATACGTTTTTGTGTATCCATTAAGACATTAAAGACATTTAAGTCTGCATGCCATACACCGGCATCATGCATTTGTTTAACAGCGAATGCAACGGCTTTTGGATCACATTGATCCAACTGATGAGCAATAGGAAAGGCCTCTGGGATACGCGCCACAATGATGGCGGCCTTATAGCCTAAAAACACACGCTGCCACCACGCAGCCAAGGGAGCAGGAACGGCTAACCCCGCGTTGCTCAAATGCAACAAAACAGCGTACTCAGCCCAAGATCGTGTTTGCTCTGCACCCGTCCAAAAATAATACTGACGAATCAATTTTGCAATTAAACCGCCACGACGATAATGGCGCAACACGGCCTGTTGTCCCTGATACTCAATAAACCACGCTGCATTTCGCCCCCCTTGGGTTACTGGTTGCGCGGCTAAATGGATATTTTCAGGATCAAACAATAAGGAATTGGGTTCGGTCGTAAAGTTTGGATTATAGCGAATGCCATCGGCATCCACTGTAAGCACAGAGGAATTTGACATAATTTAGCCTAACGTATTTAGACCTAAATGTTAAGCCTGTAGCCTAGCCACAGCATCTTCGATACGGTCCACAGCCCAAATTTCTAAGCCTTCAATGGGTTGTTTGGGTGCATTTGCCTGAGGAATCAACGCAATGGAGAACCCCAATTTTGCCGCCTCTCTGAGACGCTCTTGGCCGCGTGGAGCAGGCCGAATCTCGCCAGCTAATCCGACCTCACCAAAAACAATCAGCCCTTTAGGTAAGGGGCGATTATTCAAGGACGACATAATAGCTAATAAAACAGCTAAGTCTGCTGCGGGCTCTGTGATGCGTACCCCTCCCACCGCATTCACAAATACATCTTGATCATGCGTCACTATGCCGGCGTGACGATTCATGACAGCAAGCAACATGGATAAGCGTGCGCCCTCCAGGCCCACAGACAACCGTCTCGGATTTGGTACATGGGCTGTATCAACTAAGGCTTGAATTTCGACCAATAAAGGACGTGTACCCTCTTGGGTCGCCATCACACAAGAGCCAGCTACTTGTTGCTGATGTCTAGATAAAAACAAAGCGGATGGATTGCTCACCCCACGCAAGCCTTTATCTGTCATAGCAAACACACCTAGCTCGTTTACAGCACCAAAACGATTTTTAAAGGCACGTACTAAGCGATAAGACGACTGACTATCGCCTTCGAAATACAAAACCGTATCGACTATATGCTCAAGAACACGGGGCCCAGCTAAGGAACCATCTTTGGTGACATGCCCAATCAATACCATCGCAATACCATGTTGTTTTGCGAGTCGGGTTAACTGAGCTGCACATTCTCGTACTTGCGACACTGATCCGGGCGCAGCACTAAGCTGTGATGAGTACAGAGTCTGAATCGAGTCAATAACCGCAACTTTAGGTTTACGCTCAAGTAATGTTTGGCTGATATGCTCAAGCTGAATTTCGGCCAATAGATCAACCCCAGCAGTCGGCAACTCTAGGCGTCGCGCACGTAACGCCACCTGCTCGGCTGACTCTTCGCCGGTTACATAAAGCACAGGCACCACAGTAGCAAGCGCAGACATAGCCTGCAGTAGCAAGGTGGATTTCCCAACCCCAGGGTCACCCCCGATCAAAATCACCCCACCATCCACCAATCCGCCCCCCAAAGCGCGATCTAACTCTGATAGCCCAGTAGGTTGCCTAGGAACCTCTCGGGCCTGAATATCAGACAAGCTCTGTACTGGACTGGCCCCAGCTAAGGATTCATACCGATTAACCACAGCAGTAGTAGCAGCGGGCTCAACCACTATTTCTTGCAATGTGTTCCACTGTTGGCATTGAGGACAGCGCCCCTCCCAACGCGGGCTATCTGCCCCGCACTCAGTACAGACAAAAGCGGTTTTTGCTTTTTTAGCGGTTTTACGTGTTGCCATAGTGTTATTAACGTCCGATGAGGCTGCTGCCCCCATCAATGAGTAATTCTTGTCCGGTTATATAAGACGCCGCATCACTTAAAAAGAATGCAACGGCCGCGGCAATTTCATCGGTTTGCGCAAATCGCCCCATTGGGATGCTATGGAGCATTTTCTGCTCACGCTCAGAGCCCTCGGGGCAGTTTTGTCTAAACAGCGCCGTTTCAGTCGGACCGGGAGAAATCGCATTTACGGTAATCCCAAATGGGGCTAACTCAAGCGCCCATGTGTTCGTACAGCCTAACAAGGCGCTTTTCGCTGCGGCATAGCTAGTACGATCATAGGCACCATGCGCGGCACGACTAGCAATATTGATAATACGTCCTTCTTGGCGGGCTTTCATGGAAGGAATAAAGGTCTGCGCCACCTGAACGGCAGAGCGCACATTCAAGTCAAACACCTGATAGAGCATTTCTAGGTCTACCTCGCCAATTGGCTGAGGCATCACTGAGCCCACATTATTTACTACGGCATCAACAGGATATTTTTCTCGCAACATGCGCAAGACCTCTTCACTTTCACCTGCATTGGATAAATCACAGGTGTATAAATAACCCGGGAAATCAATATCCTGAGTATTGCGAGCTAAACCCACTACATGTGCGCCTAAATCTGCTAAATGCTGGCTAATGGCCCAACCGATACCTTTGGTGGCTCCGGTGACTAAAACACATTTATTTTTCATATTTTTTTACCTTGTTATTCTACGACTGTACGCGGTACACGGGCTGCCACAGCACACAGCAACTCATAACCGATAGAACCCGCAGCTACTGCTACCTCGTCCACAGAGGGGCCGTTTTGCCCCCACAAGACCACATGTGAGCCAACCTGAGCCTCGGGAATCGAGCTTAAATCAACCATCAACATATCCATAGATACCCGTCCAACTAATTGAGTACGTTGACCATGGACAACAACGGGAGTTCCACTGGGCGCATGGCGGGGATAGCCATCTGCATAGCCACAAGCAACCACCCCTAACCGCATAGGGCTAGGACTAATAAAGCTATGCCCATAGCCCACCCCTTGGTGGGCAGTAATATTACGTACAC
This Paenalcaligenes faecalis DNA region includes the following protein-coding sequences:
- a CDS encoding 3-deoxy-D-manno-octulosonic acid kinase, yielding MSNSSVLTVDADGIRYNPNFTTEPNSLLFDPENIHLAAQPVTQGGRNAAWFIEYQGQQAVLRHYRRGGLIAKLIRQYYFWTGAEQTRSWAEYAVLLHLSNAGLAVPAPLAAWWQRVFLGYKAAIIVARIPEAFPIAHQLDQCDPKAVAFAVKQMHDAGVWHADLNVFNVLMDTQKRIYLIDFDRAKIRDVVDAKQRKNNLLRLRRSLIKVQGLDGLQWYEQFALAYQQLIKT
- the radA gene encoding DNA repair protein RadA; translation: MATRKTAKKAKTAFVCTECGADSPRWEGRCPQCQQWNTLQEIVVEPAATTAVVNRYESLAGASPVQSLSDIQAREVPRQPTGLSELDRALGGGLVDGGVILIGGDPGVGKSTLLLQAMSALATVVPVLYVTGEESAEQVALRARRLELPTAGVDLLAEIQLEHISQTLLERKPKVAVIDSIQTLYSSQLSAAPGSVSQVRECAAQLTRLAKQHGIAMVLIGHVTKDGSLAGPRVLEHIVDTVLYFEGDSQSSYRLVRAFKNRFGAVNELGVFAMTDKGLRGVSNPSALFLSRHQQQVAGSCVMATQEGTRPLLVEIQALVDTAHVPNPRRLSVGLEGARLSMLLAVMNRHAGIVTHDQDVFVNAVGGVRITEPAADLAVLLAIMSSLNNRPLPKGLIVFGEVGLAGEIRPAPRGQERLREAAKLGFSIALIPQANAPKQPIEGLEIWAVDRIEDAVARLQA
- a CDS encoding SDR family oxidoreductase; its protein translation is MKNKCVLVTGATKGIGWAISQHLADLGAHVVGLARNTQDIDFPGYLYTCDLSNAGESEEVLRMLREKYPVDAVVNNVGSVMPQPIGEVDLEMLYQVFDLNVRSAVQVAQTFIPSMKARQEGRIINIASRAAHGAYDRTSYAAAKSALLGCTNTWALELAPFGITVNAISPGPTETALFRQNCPEGSEREQKMLHSIPMGRFAQTDEIAAAVAFFLSDAASYITGQELLIDGGSSLIGR